TTCCTTGCTAATTCcttttatataaacaaaatgatgattgtcatcatatatataaattcaactTCTATTAAGGGCTTGTAAGGTCCAACACACATTGTTTTTTAATGATCCGAATCgtctaatttttagatatttctTTAAAGATCATATctgcaaaaaatcacttgaattcgAAACCATTTGACTATTCAATTagattattgttattttagtatttttttgaaatatcgtgttcatttattttgttgctAGCAATTAGATACCttaatgatttttaatttttttttaattttttgtataaatgatctatgaatgaaggtTTGAAAAATAAACGTTTTGGAttgacgaaaaaaaaaatctcctcaaaacaaaattatatgcATATGAAATATATAACAAAGCAGCTGGAAGTCTTGGTCGTGATAGAAAGCAAAAGTCGCTTTAATCCATTCATTAGTTAATTCGGTTTTGCATAACAAAAACAACTAGAATATAGCAAAACGATAAAgttgcaaaataaaatacagccttgtattaaaaaacaaCCCATTCATTATTTTCCTCCATCTCGCaatatttcttcaataaaCTTAAtgctttaaaattttagtaggcaaaacaaaagaaagttgataaTTGTAAAAGCCAAATTGCacgattttctttttataagaTTACGCTATATAGTGTACATGTTGGGTgaacatataaacaaaaaggGAAATTGTTTGGCGGATTCAGATCCTCTGCCTGACTTTCATTTTTCAtcgtttcaatttcaattcaaagaGTTTAAAGTTGACACATCATCTTTAACAATAATAAATCCCAATTTtatcataattaaaacatgAATAATGCAACTTTTACCACATTTATATATCATATTCTCATATCACCTTAAGTAGAAGTTAAGGTGgacagccacatcaattaaaattattttacttttttttttcttttatgatttattctaatatttgtttttttaattttgtaattaaaatatatttcattgatttgatgtggcatatgatatggatacaaatacaaattgaTTTATCATTAATACATATAGTAATTATAGCTTTCACAATTcacattaattatatataatccCCACATACATCATTCTGTACTTTTATTACATCAATTACAACAATCAGCTATTAATTAACATatttaacaaacaaacttatCACAAATTGACCCCATTGCTTGGCTTACCTAAATAAAAATGCATTAGATTGAGCATCCCACATGCCCTTTGTAAGGTATAGGTATAACCTTCAAAGGTACAGATTTTCTAAGTGTCATCCCCATCCTCTCAGCCATATCCATATTCTCTGGCTCAAGCCCTTCTGGTAAAACCCAATCAAACGAGTGCAAGAGTGACCCTAGAGCCAGAGGGAGTACCCTAGAGACTAGTGGCACAGCAGGGCACATCCGACGGCCAGAACCAAATGGGATGAACTCAAAATGCTGCCCTTTATAGTCAACGGCCATGTTGGGCTCCAAGAACCTCTCAGGCTTGAAAAGCAAAGAGTCCTCCCATGTCTTTGGGTCACGTCCAATGGCCCAGACGTTGACCAGAATTTGGGTGCCTTTGGGAATGTGGTGCCCTAGCATTTTACAAGAGTCCATGGCCATGTGTGGGACCAGGAAGGGAAGGGGTGGGTGGAGCCTGAGGGTTTCTCTGATGACTGCTTTGAGGTATGGGAGGTTTTCAATGTCTTTCTCTTGGAGCTTGTCGCTGGAGGATATGGTGCTTCTTAGCTCGGCTTGAACTTTTTTCAGGGTTTTTGGGTTGTTTAGAAGCTCTGCCATTGCCCACTCTAGTGTGCTCGTGGTTGTGTCAGTTCCTGCAGTGAACATCTCCTGAAATAATATTCGTATACATTGGCATAAATTTGTTTGTGTACAAGAAcattaaaattgaattaagaCTCAAACAATTCGAAGGTTGGACAACCGTCAATCATCTTTCTAATAGAAGTGAgatttataaataaacaaaaataaaatcgaAATAGAGCATACTTACATAAATGTTACACTTACGTCACAAAGAGTTTTTCAGTTGGtagaataaaattatttttaccatCTCAAGTGATTATATACAATAATTTTCTAATAGATGTCACACTTGTGGGCAATTCACTTATGTGAGTCTCAATTGTATTAAGGGACATGTTAAACAAGATAATAGGTAGGgataatattaaaattgaaagGGATTTAGATGACTTACAAAAACAATGACATTGACGGTTCTTGAAGAAGAGAACCTAGAGGGCTCATCAACACCATCACCACGGTATTCCAATAGTACGTCTAAGAAATCTTTTGTCCTCTCTATGCCATCATATCCACCATTCTCCATGCTCTCCATTCTTTCTCTTATAAACTCACCTGCAATTTCAAAGGCCTTTTCCACATGGAATTGGGTGTTCCTCCTGATGCCTTGTGGGTCAAGCCAACGCAAAATTGGAAAGAAATCTGCCATATTTGGCTTCCCAGCCAACTCCATAACCTTTCCTGCATGGTAAAAAAACATAGCCCCTCTCTCCGATTTTGGGTCCAATAGGTCCTTAGAAAACATGAGGTTCCCAATCAGATTAAAAGCCATCAAGAAAATGAACCTACCCAAATCAATGCCatctgttttggtactcatTTCCGATGCAGCATCCTCTATGAACTGCACCATTCCATCGATACATTTGGCACGTACACGACACATGGCATCGATGCGACTTGTCACGAAGAATTCAGTCGTGCACAAGCGCCTTAACATGCGCCAATGAGGCCCATATTGGGCCGTGATCAGCGAGCCTTCGTTGCCATAATCACCCTTCATGGCCTCGTAGATTTTTCGACCGGCTAGGACCACATCGTGGTTTTTGAACATTTCACGGGCCACTTGGCTCGACGAGATCACTACGGTGCTCATGGATCCTAGCCAGAGTGTCATGATTGGGCCGTGGTTTCGGGCCAGCATGGCAAATGATTCGTGGGGCGGGCCCAAACCCAGTTGGAAGATGTTGCCCACCATAGGCCACCATCTTGGCCCGGGTGGGAAATGCCCTGCTACCTCCTCCAAACGACGTCGTCGAAGATGGGTTACCAACAATATTATTGACCATGCAACCCATATCAATACCACCCCTACGGATAAACCAACAACCTCATTGTGCTccatttttgtgtgtgtgttttttctAAAGTTTTGTTTGGTCTCTGGGAAAATTTCTATTTGGGAGCTTTCGTTTCTGCTTTTGCAGGTTTTCTCAGGGAGGAGGCCTAATATATAGTTTCTCCTTTGATTACGTGACAAATCCAAGCAACCTATTAGCATTTGAGAaaacttgtcttttttccAAGGGGAATCTAAacctgattttattttttttaaacctgaTCATGTTGGACATGTAttatcttaaattaattaatatatccAATCCAATAGCTTCAACCTCAAGCATttcacattttattttttattttttattttttattttttatttttctccacTCCACATACATCTTCCTCTATGAACATAATAAACACAGAAGTATTGTCAAACCACAGATCCTTGTAGCGTTTTTATATTTCGGTCATTATActttcacttttattttttgcaccCTAATTAAACCACAGATCCTTGTCCAAATGTCTTCATTACACTACTTGTGTGAGATTTTGTTGCTACTCAATATTTCGCCAGAAACAACCTAACTAAGAAGATaacatcagaatgaacaaGAAAGATATATCTTTGATTGAAACAAGGTAACAACCGAATAACATAATATAAGAGTTTAATTATAATTGTAGAATtgtctattttaattaaatggTATTGTGACTGGTCTTTGGGACCAGTGGACCATGTACTATTGTTAATATAATAtcactttttttataatataatcttttatttaatatacaaatttatgattgttatatttttttttttagtacaagcgatagtctataTTACAAATGAGGGGATAGTCTATACTACAAATGAGGGGGTTTCTCATACATACACACTACTTTATAATGTCATGggggttcgaacttgagaccatTAATATCCAAGTCAAATGCCATATTTTTCACTGAACCAGACTCCGTTGACATATATTGCTATGTTTAAACACAAACTTTTGGAAATTTACCTATatatggaaaatatatatttcaacaATCTTTCTGTTGTGTCATATGCATCACATATTATTCTGTTGTGTCATTAAGCTATTGTAAATTAATTCATATCCCTTTGTCCCCTAATTTTTAAGCGAATTCATAATtccatttcttgttttttttccttttgctactcaataatttcatttctttaaGGTTTTGAAATTGACAAAGCCACAAAGGGAATGGCCTTTACAGTACACCTGGTCCCCTCTTCCATCTTGCGATATTTGTGGCTTGATTGAGCTTCGATTCACCTAACCTTGGCGTATGCAAGGAGCCTTTTGTTTgtccaagaagaaaaataaggtTAAGCTTAGCTCATTTCTGATCACAGTACATGCATGGTCCAacaatttatataaatatcatATCTTAAACAATATTCTCTATATTTTtctgattattttttatttgacttGGTTTCTAAGTGCACAAATTAGGTGATGCTAAAGCGCCAATGGCatggatatatatacatacatatattagCTCTGTCACCACCCCACCCCCCACCCCCACCGCCCCCCCTCCTCctttttagaaagaaaaaaaaaaggccctATGATTCAGTACTTTTACTTTATCCTTAAATTATCAAAGATGTCTGAATCATACTTGAGTCATGGATGatgataaattttctttactttttccgTGAAATCTGTAGGTATGGACTTAATCAAGTTTGTTAGAGCAAATGTGCTTACTCCCCACACTTCACTCGATTCAATATcacttttataaaaataaaaaaccccaTACCACTAGGATGAGTTTAATAGGTAATTGATTTTAGGCTTATGGTGAAGACTAGAAGAAAGTTCAATGATATAGCAAAATGTCtccataaaaattaaaaaaaatcacttaaaaaaaCTATTACTTGCGTGGTAGGCATTTCAAGCACTTTAATGTACtcattaaaaatacaaatattattttaagcTACAAGTCCCCTTGCTCCTTTATGTTTATACAATGAGAGAATATGTGATAGCTTTTTAGGAGCACCAATAACAACTCCTTTCGAAGAAACATTATTGATATGAAGCAAATGGAGTGTGATTGGATCCTCTACTTAttcttatttattaattttgctAAAATCAGTCGCCCACGTAGCACAACTCTATATTGTAATGGTGCCGGGTAGGTTTGTTGGAACGGGTTTGAGATACACTCTGCCCTTTGGATAGGCCCAATCAGATAAGCTGGCCCAAGAAAGTGAACTTCTTGGTCGGCCCACATAACCTTCCCGTATGCTCAATGTCTTTGACGAAGTGGACTCTCTCACTCCGCTGagtgaaaaacagaaaactacAGAAGAGAAATGGCGGCAACGAAGAGCAAGGCAGTTTACAACGTTTACCGAGCGCTGAGCCATGGTCTCTCACCATTGCTGTACCTTCACCTACACTGGCGCAAACTCCGAGGCCTCGAGCATCCACTCCGCTGGCCTGAGCGTTTGGGCCGACCTTCCCTTCCTCGTCCCCCGGGGCAGCTCCTCTGGATCCACGCCGTTTCATTAGGTTTTCTCCAATCCATTGCTTTAAATTCGTTTGCTTTCCTCTTGTTTGGTTACTGAGAAAGTGGGGGAAAATAAGAGAGAAAGCTGAATCAATCGTGGTCCTGCTTCTTCAGTTTTGAAATGCtcattgaatttttgtttttcgatTATAATTTTGTCGtaatgaaatttgaatcaGGTGAAGGAATGGCTGCCATTCCTGTAATCAAACAATGCATTCAGCGAAGGCCTGATTTGACCATCTTGATGACCACTACGACGTCGTCCGCATTGTATCTCCGTTTCCAGAgcttaatttgaaattcattgtGTAAGTTTTATCCATTTGAAAAGCAACTCTGaacttatttttggtttttccttCTCTACTTATGCAGTGAAGTAATAGAGAAACGTCTTCCAACTGGTGTCATACATCAGGTGCATGTTTATActtttacttaattaattgCTCGACACTGTTGAAAATGTAGGGACTTTTATACCATTTAATAACTTTGGTTAGATTTTTCTGCTCAATTCAATCATTTGATTTAATTCTCTAATCGGGGACATAATTTATAGGCAACGAGGGGATCAAGGTCTAATTTTTAGTTAGTtgtacaaaaaataaaaaaactaattttaatACAATATAGATGGAATGATTAAAGGTACTGGACCAACTTGAAATTTGACGTCATTAAATCTAACAGTAGgatcccaaaaataaaaaaagaagaagaagaaatcctACAAAAAATTTGTCAAGTGGCGTAAAGCTCGTGAGAGTGTCAATTAATCCTAAAAACCTTCTGTATGTGGTTGCTTCTGCTTATGATTTTTACTATATTGTGTGTGGTTGAAAAAGGGTTTAAAGCTTGCATAAAGTGATAATTGAAAACAAGGAAAACTGACTTGATTTACCTTGTCAGTTTTGTTGGAATTGACAAAAAAGTTCCAGGCATTGCACGCTTATGAAAGAACAATAAATTTGTAAAGAGAGTGCGAGTATTGCTTTAGCTCCCCTTTggggaaaaagagaaggataAAGTTGATTACTTCTACGCTTTAGCATGTGTAAATCAAGATTAAGGGAAAACAAACTGTTACCTAAATAATCTTTTGTTATAATTACAACATTCTATGTTTTGGTCAGTTACTATTTGTTCTTCAGACATTTACGCTTAATATGTTGTATAGATATgtatattatttgtttatataatagATTGGAATTGGAATACATCCGTGGTTGGTTATATCTATTGGTGTCCTTAGAGTAACATGGGATTGTAATGTGTTGCTCTTGTTCTGTATAGCTTAATTGAAAGTAAAGATATCATATTTCTGGTTGTGTTATACTCAAACTTTCCAATTGGACTAGTTTGCGCCTGTTGATACACCTTCTGCTATGGACTCATTCCTCGGTCACTGGAAGCCAAATGCGATTGTGATTATGGAGAGTGAACTGTGGCCAAATTTAATTATGGGTGCTTCAGAAAGGGGTGTAAGTTATTTTATCTCATGAATATATCTTTCTAAATTATGTGAGCATATcttttgagaaaaaataataaccaaATTGTACTGAGAAGTATTAGCTCAGTTATAATTTTTAACTTTACCCTAAATAGTTGTTTATTATTCCCTGTATCTGCATCCAAATTACTGCTTAGCTTGACTACCTTTTCAATTTGTATAACTTGGATGCGTTAAATGCATTTGGTTTTTGAAATGGATATTGTAGAATGATTTGTTGTCGTCATGTTTCTGATTCTAGATCACTTAAATGATCCATATTTTCTTCAGATCACACTGGCATTGTTAAATGCTCGAGTATCTACTAAATCCTTTAAACGTTGGTCAGGACCATTGCTTCTGCCACTTGTTTCGTTGATGCTATCAAAGTTTTCTTTGATTGTCCCATTGGTAAGTGCTGCTATAGATTGCATTGAGTAATTTGTGTCTTCTGTTGTGCTCTCACTGATTCGCTGCATGCACAGAGCAATATGCAGGCAATCAACTTTCAGCTACTGCATGCTCCCCCCTTTGTGATCAACTTTTCTGGTGACTTGAAATATGGTATATGAAAActtgtattttatattatatatttggCTTAACATGTTGACCCATATATGAAAATGAAGCTTATGATTTGGAAGTCAATTGGAGAGTCCAAATGTTATCTtttgaatttgggttcattccataataaatttataggAACTCTTCAAGAAGGTGATAATCTATTCTAATCCCAgaatttccttcttcttctttttttgtgttaaTGTTCAGTGGTTGAAGAATTTGACATTTCTGAGGGAGA
Above is a genomic segment from Prunus dulcis chromosome 7, ALMONDv2, whole genome shotgun sequence containing:
- the LOC117635970 gene encoding cytochrome P450 76A1, yielding MEHNEVVGLSVGVVLIWVAWSIILLVTHLRRRRLEEVAGHFPPGPRWWPMVGNIFQLGLGPPHESFAMLARNHGPIMTLWLGSMSTVVISSSQVAREMFKNHDVVLAGRKIYEAMKGDYGNEGSLITAQYGPHWRMLRRLCTTEFFVTSRIDAMCRVRAKCIDGMVQFIEDAASEMSTKTDGIDLGRFIFLMAFNLIGNLMFSKDLLDPKSERGAMFFYHAGKVMELAGKPNMADFFPILRWLDPQGIRRNTQFHVEKAFEIAGEFIRERMESMENGGYDGIERTKDFLDVLLEYRGDGVDEPSRFSSSRTVNVIVFEMFTAGTDTTTSTLEWAMAELLNNPKTLKKVQAELRSTISSSDKLQEKDIENLPYLKAVIRETLRLHPPLPFLVPHMAMDSCKMLGHHIPKGTQILVNVWAIGRDPKTWEDSLLFKPERFLEPNMAVDYKGQHFEFIPFGSGRRMCPAVPLVSRVLPLALGSLLHSFDWVLPEGLEPENMDMAERMGMTLRKSVPLKVIPIPYKGHVGCSI
- the LOC117633502 gene encoding probable 3-deoxy-D-manno-octulosonic acid transferase, mitochondrial, with translation MAATKSKAVYNVYRALSHGLSPLLYLHLHWRKLRGLEHPLRWPERLGRPSLPRPPGQLLWIHAVSLGEGMAAIPVIKQCIQRRPDLTILMTTTTSSAFEVIEKRLPTGVIHQFAPVDTPSAMDSFLGHWKPNAIVIMESELWPNLIMGASERGITLALLNARVSTKSFKRWSGPLLLPLVSLMLSKFSLIVPLSNMQAINFQLLHAPPFVINFSGDLKYVVEEFDISEGEIRSIEDLKVHLAHRKVWMASSIHKGEEEVILGIHKVLMQQYPDVLTIIVPRHPQHGKEIAQQLWKEGHGVALRSRHDKLVGETNLYVVDTLGELKHLYRLTPVAVIGGSFLPTLSGHNISEAAAAGCAVLTGPYVGHFSRMVLEMQRLNPLSVLQVSGKIELEDALKKLFSDAKILEAHRTAAKQVYHSLSTGIVGKVWSLLDFQILQRALS